One genomic segment of Salmo trutta chromosome 8, fSalTru1.1, whole genome shotgun sequence includes these proteins:
- the LOC115198900 gene encoding uncharacterized protein LOC115198900 produces MWLPTMLALFLGAAPDLFFSQQSLNESFSDTRAGEPSHCSQGFVVDKNFPWNDILMVYERDVHHCQLACTQNPGCSYFSYVVKEFHCYQKYSDGQPTMTNYPGVISGYTRKGCSKGPAVEIPVFTLVSEGRSMVEAQKFCREYYDELATIFNAEDQTAALRAVSAQSLTDAVWFHSQYHAFWPRLGYSNTPNAKCVVHGHTEKVWILRYCTFSCHFVCQKSKLILHPFSPLSDICKLLLQSNENTLLEGG; encoded by the exons ATGTGGCTCCCAACAATGTTGGCACTGTTTTTGG GAGCAGCCCCTGACCTCTTCTTCAGCCAGCAGTCCTTGAATGAGTCCTTCAGTGACACCCGAGCAGGTGAACCAT CTCACTGCTCACAGGGATTCGTGGTTGACAAAAACTTTCCTTGGAACGACATTCTGATGGTGTATGAACGGGACGTCCATCATTGCCAGCTTGCCTGCACTCAGAACCCTGGGTGTTCCTACTTCAGCTACGTGGTTAAAGA ATTCCACTGCTATCAAAAGTATTCAGATGGTCAACCAACTATGACAAACTATCCAGGAGTCATATCTGGTTACACTAGGAAGGGCTGCAGTAAAG GCCCAGCAGTAGAGATACCAGTGTTTACTCTGGTTAGTGAGGGGAGGAGCATGGTTGAAGCCCAGAAGTTCTGCAGGGAGTACTACGATGAACTGGCCACCATCTTCAATGCTGAGGACCAGACAGCAGCTCTGAGAGCAGTGTCAGCACAGAGCCTCACTGACGCTGTCTGGTTCCACTCCCAATACCATGCCTTTTGGCCCCGACTGGGCTATTCGAATACACCAAATGCAAAGTGTGTTGTTCATGGACATACAGAAAAAGTTTGGATTTTGAGATATTGCACATTTTCATGTCACTTTGTGTGCCAGAAAAGTAAGTTGATTTTGCATCCCTTCTCTCCCTTGTCTGATATTTGTAAACTACTGCTCCAAAGTAATGAAAACACTTTACTTGAAGGGGGATAG